The Mycteria americana isolate JAX WOST 10 ecotype Jacksonville Zoo and Gardens chromosome 2, USCA_MyAme_1.0, whole genome shotgun sequence genome contains the following window.
GGGGAACCCTCCCATTGGCTCGAGTGAGAATGTTAGGCATGGAAGTGTAATCCACAGCCTTGCTTTgttatttctctttgctttattcACCTGAAGCTCTGATCTGCTGCTAGCCAAACAGTTCTGCTTCTCTTCATCACTCTACTTTTTTAGCCCTGCAACACTGCAGTCTTTGTGTGTCTGCACTCCATCTGTTCCACCTGGGATCTTAACAAGCTCTTTAATATCAAATCTATTGCATGAAGCCATTAAGTCATCTTTCACAATTGTTCTCCTCAGACATTCTGCCTTGTTTGACACTTCTGTCCCCTTTTCACGTTGTGCTTGTTTGTGCCATGTccttctttcagcttttcagtgtttaaaatgatTCTTCTAACCAGTCACTGTTCTTAGCTGGAGATCTCTATGCCAGTGTTTTATTAGTTTTCTTCACGATATTGACAGttacaaaatttttgtttgtttgttttttattgttgtttaaagctggttttgtttccgAAGATGGCATGTATGTTACCTTGGTCACTAACCATTTTGTTGCTTTTAGGTACGGTCATGAAAGCATTGTATGGATACAGAAGTTGTTATAGGCAGTAGTAACAAAAACGTGCCACACCTAGCAGACAGTTCAAGAATGAAAGGACTTATGTGAATTTATTTGTGAATTGTTAAACttagtttgatttttgtttcatttgctgttATAATTTCATCAAATAgctgtgcatttttaaatttccattcttTATGCACACAGTATAACTTACAGACCTGTCCTGATTATCAAAGATTTTCTCTGTCAGTCTTATTACTTTCCATGTGTGATTCAAACTACATTTCCAAGTACTGTCATTTCCTCCTGTTTGCTTAAATTATAATAAGAGTAAATGAGAAGCACTTTTGATAGCTGAAGACACAGTGTAGATCCACAGTTCCACAAAGGAAATGCTGTGGAATGCAGGCACTGAGCTTCTTGTGTTAACAGTGGTCACGAGTTTATGAATAACCAACAGCAAAAATCCATATTTCTGCAGTGACAAGAAACTAATAGGGTCTTGCTGTTGTTAACCACATCTGACAGCatgtggaaacaaaaaaagtactctgtaatttcttttcaatGTTGCTGGCAAAATTTCAATGCCAGGctattgtaaatgtttttctagtGAACGCTGTAAGTGCACTTGAGAGAGACTATCATGGCAGGATGGGAGCATGCTGAACAATGTCTCTGCCTGTTTATCTTCACCTCACTCTTCTTTCTGTCTGCAGTGTTCCTCTACTTCTTGAACTTTTGCTCTGTTAGGAACTGACAGTGCAAATTCTGTTGCTTGTCCTGTCTTACTTAGCTTGCCAATAACAAAGATAAGCTTCTCAGTTTTTCTGCTGCCACTCACGGGTTTCCAATAGCAGTGGTTAAACTGATTGTATGAGAAAGTTTTGAGCATCAGCATAAATGGTATGCAGTAGGCATAGACACTGGGATTGGGAAAACTGTTCTAAGGATTGGTTTGTATGGCAAAGTTAGAACTTCATAAAGTGCAAACGTGGATTCTGCTGAAGCTGATGGTTATTGACAAAATATTCCAATTTCCTTTGGGGATATGGGCTAATGCATATTTTCTCAATATTTCTCTCCCTTGGTGGTATTTTGAGGAAGATTCCATTCAATACTTGCGAGATGTCAGGTACAGTGGTAATGGACTAAAAAATCCTGATGAATATAGGCAAGCTATGCGGGAGCACATACAGGGTTTGGCTGATAGTCTTTGACTAAATTTGTGTGGGAGGGGAGGATATATTTGGTTttgactgtgtattttttttgtcatatttccTGAATGTATCAGTGAAGCTACCAAACTGGATTCACTCTGAAGATGGTAGTTATTTAGAATCTTGTTGGCTTACCAAGAAATGCTGCCActttaatttcttcatcttttttacTTCCTTAAACCAGTCGGCAGGTAGGGAGCTATTCTGGAATAAACTGAActcagcaacagcaaaattatTAATATCATATTGGAGGTGGGGGGGTGTGAGCAAACCTGAAGGCATAATGGAGTCTTGGGCTGTAACTAGGGCTTGCATTTGCATTaaattaaacttaaaattttGGCTTATGGATGGGTGCGTTTTAAACATTTACTTGGTGGTTTTAGGAGTAGGTAGAAAATGGAATACAGTGTGATGTATCTCAGTTGACCAGTTCCTATTAAAGCTTCAATTTTGTaaatttctcattgttttgtttgggtttttttgttttcctctccccagccgCAGACGTCAGTATCAACCACTCAGTCTTCAGAGGCTGCAGTACCTGATTGATTTGGGTAGAGTTGACCCCACGCAACCAATTGACTTAACACAGCTCACTAATGCCAGAGGTGTAACAGTGCAACCTCTCAAAAGGGATTACGGTGTCCAGCTGGTGGAGGAGGTATGCATACAAGGCACTTATTACTTCAGGCAGTATAAAGCCTTgggttttcagtttttccatacCACGCTGTCAGATTGTCCTTCCCATGTTTTGGAAGCATCTTTGCTTTTCTAGACTAGTTTGCTGTGGAATTTTTGTGATGATAAATCCACTGGGGGGCACTGTGTGTtagcaaaaaaccccaggatGATGTTTTAAGACCTGAGAGACTACAAAAATAACAGTTAAGGAGGACATAAGAGGTTGAACTGGTATTGTAATACAGAAGACTAGAATGTACTGaaagaaatgtataaatattttggaCAGGCAAACTTTTTTCATTCAATCCAGGTGACTTGACTGAGCAATTTAGTTACCAGTCTTGGTGCAGGGAACAGACAAATCATCGTATTTTGCAGGATTTAATGCTTCTTACAACTTTGTAGAGAAGAATAAATGTATGTcctaaaatactcattttaatgTTACTGTAATATGTGTTGAAATTTACAGGGTGCTGATATCTTTTCAGCAAAAGTAAATATTGAAGTGCAGAGGGCATCTGAATTGGCAATTGCAACCATAGAAAAAAATGGAGGTGTTGTAACAACATCATTCTACGATCCAAGGAGTTTGGGTAAgaacttcttttcatttctgaccttccccccctcccccccaaatgtATGAAGATTAAATGATCCAAATCAAAGTTTCAAACATAGTTCTTACTGGAGAATCATCAACAACTTCTAATCTAAGGGCTTCAACACCACATTGTTACACAAATGTTGAACTGTAATGCATcgtcagttttgcttttttaaccgTTCATCTGTTTAGCCCTACCGTGGTATAGTCACTTACCAATCAGCCAGTCAAAGAAATCCAAGTAGCTTTGTAAATAAAGGAactaataaaagatttttttctttgaatttttgtcttctttctcacATGTTTAACACtaagaaaattcaggaaaaaaatagatttaaaaccCACTCTggatgtttatatttttaatttagaatactTTTCCAGTTAAAGTGAGGAAATAACTAAGTTACAGAAGCTCAGAATCGTTCCAGTCAAAATGGCTATTGTTTTCAGAACACTTTCACTGAAGAATGAGGCCTTGCTTTGCTTGAGGCTGCATCCTGCCTAATATTCATTCATGCAGTTTTTATTGACAATAATGGAGCTTTCATGTGTGAATGAGGAACAAGAGGAATAGCATTTTTAGTGTGCAAAATATGTTACCCTGGAATgataaaagttcttttttttccaatctagaaaataatcaaaacattAAGGTTAAAAGGATCTGGAATGTAATTTGCCAAATTCAGTAAAAGTTGAGGAGGCGAGGATAGTCTCACAAATGACTAAATAAGTGCACATGCCATtgattctttatttaaaatacttctagAAACACTAAATTTGACATTTGTTGGTACACTGTGTAAATACCCATGCAAATGCATTGCTTCTAACCTGGAAGTCAACCCtttaaataaatggcattttctaGCTTAGTTATTGTGTCTTTCCGAAGGAGGCATTCTAAATGTGTTAGAAGTAACGAGTCATACAGATTGTCACTATAAATATCAGTTAAAAcagagttgtttgtttggttAAGTGAAACTTGTTAAATACTATCTTATTCTGAACAAGAATATtcttaagatttgtttttttgCTTGATACTTTTTAATTAATAAGAGTTTAGTAAATTATTTAGCACAAAATACTAAATAAGAAGGTGTCATTTAAGGtctttaaatatgtattatgAAGCATAGTATCTAATTTTCTCTCATGTTTGCCCACAGAAATTTTATGTAAGCCAGTAGTATTTTTTCTGCGTGGCCAGCCTATTCCAAAGCGAATGCTTCCGCCTGAAGATCTGGTCCGTTACTACACGGATGCTAGGAATCGTGGGTACCTGGCAGATCCATCTAAGGTTGCAGAAGCCAGGCTTGAACTTGCCAAGAAATACGGTTATGTCTTACCAGATATAACTAAGGATGAACTCTTCAAAATGTTAAGCACACGCAAGGATCCTAGACAGATATTTTTTGGTCTTGCTCCAGGATGGATCGTAAACATGGCAGACAAGAAAATTCTAAAACCAACTGATGAGAGGCTGTTAAAATACTATAGCTCATGAATTCAGGACTGGAGACAACTGCAGGTGTACAGGAAACATCTGGGTATGAAATAATGGATACaaagtggtgtttgttttttttttaagactcctGTTATACTAGACAAAACATAAATTTTTGTTTATGTAATCTTCTGGTGTAGCGCTCAACTTTTTAGTTGTCATAATACAGTGTATGAAAAGTCTTAACATTTGGAAACAGTGTAGAGTCTGACATAAAGTGTGTGTTCGGACACTTTCTCTTGTGATGCTTTGCCAGttattttttcagacaaaatgttttgatgtTGCTGTTATTTCAGAGAATGATTCCAAAGAGTAACTTGACCTAATAAttagtttatattttttccctctcaattTAAAATCAGAAACATGGCTGTACAAAACTAATATTAGTTTTACAATCATGTTACGTAGCattatattttatgttttagaaaatggtatcttgaatatctccaagagGCAGATGATCTATTTTTGGAtggggaaaattaaaaacaaccagaaataACAAAGTACAGAATAATTGATTAACCTCTTCAATTCCATAGCAATGTTTTGGATTTTGCTACTGCCATCAATAGTACTAGAACTTAAGAGGTCTTGATTTTTTGTCTTGTTCCTTCAGATGGAATTGAGAAAGACAGGGTGTGCAGTTTAAAAGAACTTTCTATctaaatcaaaaaaacccccaaactatcTTAAATCAATGGCTTTTATTattcaaacagaatttaaaaCTTGTCCAGACACAAATGTAGTCTTTAATAAAAATGCGTAGCAGAATCCAGAGCCAATGAATATGAGACGGTGAGAGTAGATTGTGAAGGATGGGAATGTGATGGACAAAGTATACAATTAGGATTCAGTTTTCAGCTTGATCATAGACTGCATATGTGACAGTGGACAAATGAATTCAGATGTTGTGAAAAGttatgaacaaattatttttatgggaaacagtattttaatcaCACCAACTTGATAccatattgaaaaatattttccaacaaatatttcttttttcaatctCTCCAGAATACTGTATTATGCAAGAATATTCCAGGTTTCATATGGAAGCTTAGGATTGGGCATTTGGGATGATGAACCAAGCAGTTAATTGAAAGATGAGAGAGGAGACTAAGTTAATCTATCAGAACTTGATCTGACTTCTCAGAAGTTAATGAGATGCTTCATAATTCCATGAACTTTAATGGAAGCTGAATTTGGCTTTAAAATAGGGATAATTTGGTTATTAGGAAACAGTCCGGAAGACCAGAACACAAGAATGAGTCTTGCTTTCCAATTTTCATGTGCCTTTGGAAATGCTACTTACAGTTTCCTGTAGCTGCCAAACCATCCCATCTCCTAGGGAAAGCCCTCTGAGTGCCAGAATCTCCTGTATAACACCTGTATTTCACTTGTTTGCCtcaaggggcagggaggggaagaaaaaaccacatttttaaatatcttctttttctttcagagaataACAAGAAGCGGATgaatttttttgttggtgtttgtcAACCAACCCATATTTTTGCTTCACTCAACAAACTGCCTTGTCAATTAATATGAGCATCTGTaatcacaaaacaaataaaacaaatcttcTGATCTCATGCTGATTAAATAATCTGAAATCCAGAGATTAACAATGGAAAGTTACTAATTTTTGACAGCTCACTCTTCAGCTTCTATTGTCTGTTGTTAATGTGTGGTGGATGCTATCAGTAATGGTCATTCTCCTGATTGGTGGTTTAAGTATAGGAAACATAGCAAAACAACACCAATATAAAATTGGATTGTGAATAGCAGGAATTTGTTCTTAGTGGCATTAACATTCATATTTTGTAAGGTGCACAACACTTTTTTTGGCACATTAAGAATAATACCGTGTGCCAAAAAAAGTATAGCTAGTGTTAACTTGACTGTGAAGTAAATAACTTTCTCGCTTTAGATGTATCCTGTTCTGCATCCTGATGATTGTTGGTTTGGAAACTTAAATgacaagcaatatttttttttactttttttttttttttctttttgttattacaATACTACTGCCTGCATTTGGGAAGGAGTTGGAGGCGGGGGAAGAGTATTTATTGCCTTCCCTTATTTGTGCCataatgtttctgtttttatGAATCAATTCACAATTGTATTTTGTGGAGGTGGTGGTATTCAACAGGAAAGCTACTTAACTGGAAGCGAAGAAGGAAGTTAGTCATATTAGTGAAGACCAGAAGACAAAAGTGTTTATGTATCATTGTGTATttttgggaggagaagaggggggAAGGCAACTTTGTTTCCACTCCTGCTCTTtgtattaaaatgaacaaattactctgagcaatttttttttttcctaaatcaatTTCTTTGATATACACACGCGTGCACGCGCTAGTTTCTGTAGACTTCTAAATGGTTTTCAGGTGAAAGGGTAACTTGGATAAAATGataacagtgaaagaaagaatgaaaacaggaaacagaTGTCTGGTGACGTTGAGGGATTGGATAGCACTTATTCAGTGGACGACGTCTTAGTCACAAGGCAGCTGTATCCTGGCTCTGATACTACAACGCTACAAATACCTTGGAGCCAAAACAGCCACGTTCCACAAAATCCGGTCATTCTACTTTATAAAGGTGATCTTTTATCATCTTATAATTGGAGAGGGCAAAAAGGGCTGTatgttgctttatttaaaatatgcaatgcttgtctctctcttttttttttccctctcctgtttacagtagctagtatttTATAATGGttgctctgatttttatttactaGTGAAAAAAGTGACAAGGCTATAGAGGATTTCCTGTTCATTTTATCTCGTCAGGAACACAAGTCTCCTGGCAACCGAATACAGAATTATCAAAAGCACAAGTAAGTTATTGACAAGGTTTCTAATAAATCTGCAATAAACAGCCTCCCAATGGACTGTTGTTTATATGAGGGTCAGGCTCACTGATGCAAGACTTCAAGCCAGCACTGGCATCTAGGGCCATTCTCTTTACTTAGGAATATGTACCATGTTTTCATGTTTGTCAGATAAATGATTGCCTTGGATATCCTGTTTTGATAGGGGTTTTTCATATGCAACAATGTATTACACAGCAAGGAGCACCCAATCTGCTGTAACCGGAAAAGCATGATCAAGtagctgaggaaaagaaatgttatttgtgCCATAAAAATTGACATGGCTTTCAGTATTTTATCAACAACATCATACTTTTGAATGGTTCCTTGATAAAACTGATTACATATGtgagactgaaataaaaataaaggtctCTGAATAAGTACATACTTTGTTATATCATACCTTGATAATTAGAAATCACTTATTTCGTATGAGATAGACTCTACTAACAGCAGCCAGTCAATACTATACTTACAGGTGGCTCACTGCAGACTCGaagcaagttaaaataaatgcattttcccttttacttATATGTGTAACAAAGACATTCTGGCTTTTCATTCATTATACTTCATAGTATAGTATTTGTGTTTAACAACCAGAAGCTGACTGTACCTTTCACTGATTTccaaaaagtaataaattaataaatcagtGGCCCTGATCTGAATCTCTGCTGGCAGTGTGCCAACATTGTTTTGACATACAAGCATAATTGATGTTAGTGCTCCAGGAAGTCATATATAAGTGATCAATTATGAAGATAGCTTCCCattgctattttattattttctattttattgctaaaatttaaaatgctaatgCAAAGCTAATTTTGCACTGTTGAACACTCACAAGTTCTGTTAAAATTTGTCTCTAATTTGAAATTGTTGcacaaattttgtattttaaatatttaaacattacaTTTACATATATCTAAAATAAGAAAGATGCTGTGTCTGTCCAAAATGGCCAGTTTAATATTCCATATGCAGATTTCTTAAAGTGTCTTGATCGGTGATCAGATGGGAATAGTTTTACATAACTTGCAGTGTGTACTTCAGCTTACTGTGTTATGGTTTAGTCTATGAAAAGATGTAGTTAGAAGTCCTAGTGTGACAGAATTCTTgcccatcagaaaaaaattatgaacttTTTAAGGTCTTTCATCTCCTAGCCCAGGTGGCCCATCTTGGTCTTTTGTAGCAGGAATATATGGCATTGTCTAAAGAATTATTGGTTTCTCAGTGGAAGCGAACTGTCCTCAGATCTATTCTGTCTCCTTTGGTTAATATTCCTTCTGTTGCATCTGCATCTTCCCGAGGTCTCTTCTCACTTCTCTCGTTGTAGTGGTGGGAACTACAGGGCTCAATCATTCTCACAGTGTCATCCTGTCTGGCCCACTCTGGGTTTGAAAATCTGGTTGTTTTATGTGCCTCTGGAGCAGGAAAAGTGTTGATCATTCCTGCATCTGTTTATACGAGGGCGTTTTTCGTGGCTTGAGTTTCCTGGACTGgtgttgcttttgttgttaaAAATGTCAACAGCAATGCTGTTTACTTGTTAAGCTTGTAGATTCCAAGACACATGCTGACCGAGTTAGAGGGGCCTTTGAGCAATGGATTTGGAGTTTATTCAGAGTCAAGGAACGCTCCTAGAAGGGTGTCTGTGCACTTAACTCAGAATTACACACACTAGATACAAGTCTTAATGGATAGGCAATTTTGCGTTCAATGCATCAATGCCCAAATCAGTCTCTCCTTGCACTTTTGGAAACCCAGCATCTGTAAGGTTCGTTCTAGTTTCATGATAGGACTGTCCCGTCTGCTCTCTAATCTATAAATAAGGGCAAGTTAGCCTGAAAGTCTGCCATTTcttgatgattatttttttattgttgttcctTGTGCAGGTAATGACAGCTAGAGGCTTGTGTACATAGAGCAGTCTATGAAAAATAAGTTGATATGTAAATTTACAATTAACTAGTGGTTATGGATTTTTTTGTGGTGCTAGTGTAGTTTGCCTTGCTCCCAGTGTGGAGTACCTTAAATTAAGACAATAAATTCACTCTTAATATCTGACAAGGGAGATGCTTTCTTTACTTTGTTGCATGTAGCTGTGGTTCAGAGCTTCAACAGGTGGAATCCAAAGTTCCCTATAAATTTAGTATAGTGAGATACtgtcttaatttcaaaattaatgcaAGTCTAAATTTACATTGCTCACATGTAGACAATTGTTTAAGCTCACTTCATAGTCAGTAGAAATCTGATTGATACAGTCAGTGGAGCCTGGAGAATCGCTGCGTTTAGCCTGAAGCAGACATCTGAGCAGCTAAATTGCGCTCTAGGCTCCACTGACTGTGACAGTAGTTTTAACATACAGTGCAGCTGTATACACGTAAAACATAAGTATCTGGAACTGAATTGCACTCTGTGTTTTCAGTGACCCCAGATGCTTGAAGTTAATGGGGAGATCTTGTGGATCACAAGCCACCAGTGTGGATTGCCTAGCTCAGCATTTGGAACTTCTGAAGTTTGATGTACGGGGTTGTGTTTGTCTTTGGAAATAAGTGTgctaatttaataaaaaacaagtcAGAGGACATCTTGGTGCCACAAGAGGTGAAATGCTGGCAATTAGATGATATGCGTTATGTTACAGCTATTGGAGAGCACAGCTTTTCCAGGACACAGAAATTGGTGGCATCCTCACCTAGAAGCCTCTGACTCTTCCAAGGTGGATGACTCCCGGCTCACAGCTCTGCACTGGTATTGCCGTTCCTGCCTTCTTTGGCCCTTGTGTAATACATTGCTGATGTTTGTGCTAACTCGAATGTGTGCATTTCCTCTGCAAGCAAAGCAGGGAAATTAAAGTTGCCTGAacttgcaaatgagaaaaaatgggAGAGGAGGATAGTGTCCCTCTGAGGTGTCTCCTTCAGCAAGTGGTGCTTGTAATGGTCAGAGAAGGTGACTGAGATACTGAAACACAGATGTCTCACTGCTCTCTGAGAACATGCAGTCCAGTGCGTCTCTTAGGGTCCCCCCTACAACTGCTGTGGTGAATTGTGGTGTGTGTATAAAAGACAGATTTGGGACTGAATCTTCTACAGATTTTGACTTGCCATTTCTCctgttttcagtgacttctgGGTCCCTGAAACCTCAGACGTGTTTGGTTTTTAGTGCATAGGTAATCATttatcccccccttttttttttttttttttttggcaaagcaATTGCACTAGTCACCACAGCAGGCAGTCTGGGTATGGCCCATGTACTAGGATTGAGACTGTTCCAGTCAAAATATTATTCTACTGGATTT
Protein-coding sequences here:
- the MRPL15 gene encoding large ribosomal subunit protein uL15m — its product is MSGNGGTKALELLRSLPRVSLANLRPSLGSKKRERRRGRGRYGGRKCGRGHKGERQRGNRPRLGFEGGQTPFYLAIPKYGFNEGHSRRRQYQPLSLQRLQYLIDLGRVDPTQPIDLTQLTNARGVTVQPLKRDYGVQLVEEGADIFSAKVNIEVQRASELAIATIEKNGGVVTTSFYDPRSLEILCKPVVFFLRGQPIPKRMLPPEDLVRYYTDARNRGYLADPSKVAEARLELAKKYGYVLPDITKDELFKMLSTRKDPRQIFFGLAPGWIVNMADKKILKPTDERLLKYYSS